In Aerococcus loyolae, a genomic segment contains:
- a CDS encoding sucrose-6-phosphate hydrolase produces the protein MTQDSKWTRQLRYQAYEDWSNDYLDQLKEKVAHSPWRQHYHIQPETGLLNDPNGFSYYNGRWQLFYQYYPMGPVHGLKSWYHLSSKDLVHWEPHGLALAPDSFYDSHGVYSGSALPVDDQLFLFYTGNARDSDWQRHPYQVGAWMDKDYQFTKIDPPLIEAVEEGYTDHFRDPQLFPYQDGYLMILGAQSEDLKGQILVYQSDNLKDWEFLGPLKLTSGESAYMMECPNYVKVDGKDLLIFCPQGLDQDELKYQNIYPNTYLSSEAIDWENLTLDEPSSLQHLDDGFDVYATQAFNAPDGRALAVSWLGLPDLAYPDADYGWTSVLSLVKELHFDQGHLYQRPVEEMESLRQTPIAIKETLESGQSWTYDPEDNAYEINCSLAADSKLNFLVMSDDQEAAALHIEVDVPAGKVKATRTDQGELVNPEYGQVRESHFTGGEELQLQIFIDASSFEIFVQDGYKVLSGRIFPKKGQSQLIIKGSGRLWGEIYPLETINK, from the coding sequence ATGACACAAGATTCCAAATGGACGCGGCAATTGCGCTACCAAGCCTATGAAGACTGGTCGAATGACTATCTGGATCAGCTAAAAGAAAAAGTTGCCCACAGCCCTTGGCGCCAACACTACCACATCCAACCAGAAACGGGTTTACTCAATGATCCCAATGGTTTCTCCTATTACAATGGTCGCTGGCAGCTTTTTTACCAATATTATCCTATGGGACCGGTTCACGGGCTCAAGTCCTGGTACCACCTCTCCTCCAAAGACCTGGTCCACTGGGAGCCCCATGGTCTTGCCCTAGCACCCGATTCTTTCTATGATAGTCACGGAGTCTATTCAGGATCTGCCCTCCCCGTGGATGACCAGCTCTTCCTCTTCTACACCGGGAATGCCCGCGATAGTGACTGGCAACGTCATCCCTACCAGGTCGGTGCCTGGATGGATAAGGACTATCAATTCACTAAAATCGACCCACCTCTCATTGAGGCGGTGGAAGAAGGCTATACCGATCATTTCCGTGATCCCCAGCTCTTCCCCTACCAAGACGGCTATCTGATGATACTGGGTGCCCAGTCGGAAGACCTTAAAGGCCAGATTCTAGTCTACCAAAGTGACAATCTTAAGGACTGGGAATTTCTCGGTCCCTTAAAATTAACTAGCGGAGAGAGTGCCTATATGATGGAATGCCCCAATTATGTGAAAGTCGATGGGAAAGACCTGCTAATCTTTTGCCCACAAGGTTTAGACCAAGATGAACTCAAGTATCAAAACATTTACCCCAATACTTATTTGTCGTCCGAGGCCATTGATTGGGAGAATTTGACACTAGATGAGCCTAGTTCTTTGCAGCATCTTGACGATGGCTTCGATGTCTATGCCACCCAGGCCTTTAACGCGCCTGACGGCCGGGCTTTAGCCGTGTCTTGGCTAGGTTTACCAGACCTGGCTTATCCTGATGCTGACTATGGCTGGACCTCGGTCTTAAGCCTTGTCAAGGAACTCCACTTTGACCAGGGTCATCTCTACCAACGACCGGTCGAAGAAATGGAGAGTCTGCGCCAAACCCCTATCGCCATCAAGGAGACGCTAGAATCAGGTCAATCCTGGACCTATGATCCCGAAGACAATGCCTACGAAATAAACTGTTCATTGGCCGCTGACTCCAAACTTAACTTTCTGGTCATGAGTGATGATCAAGAAGCTGCCGCCCTTCACATTGAGGTGGATGTCCCAGCAGGCAAAGTCAAGGCAACACGGACCGACCAGGGCGAACTCGTCAACCCTGAATACGGCCAAGTCCGGGAAAGTCACTTTACAGGCGGAGAAGAGCTCCAGTTGCAAATCTTTATCGATGCCTCTTCCTTCGAAATTTTTGTCCAAGACGGCTATAAAGTCCTTAGCGGCAGAATTTTCCCCAAAAAGGGACAAAGTCAGCTTATAATAAAGGGAAGTGGTCGTTTATGGGGAGAGATCTACCCCCTAGAAACTATTAACAAGTAA
- a CDS encoding sucrose-specific PTS transporter subunit IIBC, producing the protein MNHKQVAQDIADALGKDNLLAAAHCATRLRLVLKDSQAVDQEAIDNNEGVKGTFEVNGQYQIIIGTGDVDKVYKELTAITGVQEASTEDIKAVAQSQEKSNPFMQLTKLLSDIFVPILPALVAGGLLLALNNLLTSPFGGVALVERSAVIADLSGMLGVIAGAPFTFLPVLLGFSATKRFGGNPFLGAAIGMAMVMPSLVSGYEVATVTAAGEMPYWDIFGFKIAQAGYQGQVLPVLAVAWILARLENFFHDHIHPAFDFTFTPMLAIIITGFLTFAIVGPVMRNVSDALTYGLTWLYEATGALGMGILGLFYSPIVITGLHQSFPAVETTLIANQATTGGSFIFPVASMANIAQGAACLAVMVITHNEKQKGVASSASVSALLGITEPAIFGINLKLRYPFYCAMIASGIASACLGFFHVLAVSLGSAGFLGIISIDSNSWIPFLVGVAISFISAFLLTFFYGKYSNKEAEKSEAAALQAEEAAASKSSQADRSGIEADLVLPAVASGQVKALKAVDDPVFSQEMMGKGIAILPSDGKVYSPLDGTLTVAYDTKHAYGLTGDNGVEVLIHIGIDTVNLQGQYFTSQVSQGQAVKRGDLLGTFDIEGIKSAGYDPTVMEIITNTGDYQAITAVRESGTTLANEDLLAISKSS; encoded by the coding sequence ATGAATCACAAACAAGTTGCTCAAGATATTGCAGACGCACTTGGTAAGGATAACCTCCTTGCTGCTGCTCACTGTGCAACCCGCTTACGCTTAGTTTTAAAAGATAGTCAAGCTGTTGACCAAGAAGCGATTGATAATAACGAAGGGGTCAAAGGGACCTTTGAAGTGAACGGTCAGTACCAAATCATCATTGGAACTGGCGATGTAGATAAGGTTTATAAGGAACTCACTGCAATCACTGGCGTCCAAGAAGCCTCAACCGAAGACATTAAAGCTGTGGCTCAATCCCAAGAAAAAAGTAATCCCTTCATGCAGTTGACCAAACTTTTATCGGATATCTTTGTACCAATCTTGCCGGCCTTAGTCGCAGGGGGCTTGCTTCTCGCCTTAAATAACCTTTTAACTTCACCTTTTGGAGGTGTGGCACTTGTCGAACGATCAGCTGTTATTGCTGACCTTTCTGGTATGCTAGGGGTTATTGCGGGAGCACCCTTTACTTTCTTACCAGTTCTTCTGGGGTTCTCAGCGACCAAGCGTTTTGGTGGCAATCCTTTTCTAGGAGCAGCCATTGGGATGGCCATGGTGATGCCGTCCTTAGTGAGTGGTTATGAGGTTGCCACAGTAACCGCGGCTGGAGAAATGCCTTATTGGGACATTTTTGGCTTTAAAATTGCTCAGGCAGGTTACCAAGGCCAAGTCCTGCCTGTCTTAGCAGTCGCTTGGATTTTGGCCCGTTTAGAGAACTTCTTCCACGACCATATCCATCCGGCTTTTGACTTTACCTTTACTCCCATGTTGGCCATCATTATCACTGGTTTTCTAACCTTTGCCATTGTGGGACCAGTGATGCGGAATGTATCAGACGCCTTAACCTATGGCTTGACCTGGCTGTATGAAGCGACTGGGGCCTTAGGGATGGGGATATTAGGGCTCTTCTATTCACCAATCGTGATTACAGGCCTCCATCAAAGTTTCCCTGCCGTTGAAACCACCTTAATTGCTAACCAAGCCACAACAGGAGGCTCCTTTATCTTCCCAGTGGCATCTATGGCGAATATCGCTCAAGGGGCTGCCTGTTTAGCGGTGATGGTGATTACCCATAATGAAAAACAAAAAGGAGTTGCTTCCTCAGCTTCAGTGTCAGCCTTACTCGGGATTACTGAACCAGCGATTTTTGGGATTAACCTTAAATTACGTTATCCTTTCTACTGTGCCATGATTGCTTCTGGGATCGCCTCAGCTTGTTTAGGCTTCTTCCATGTACTGGCAGTCTCCTTAGGCTCAGCCGGTTTCCTTGGCATTATTTCTATTGATTCGAATTCTTGGATCCCTTTTTTAGTCGGAGTTGCTATTAGTTTTATCTCAGCTTTCTTGCTAACCTTCTTCTATGGAAAATACTCCAATAAAGAAGCCGAAAAATCAGAAGCAGCAGCCCTCCAAGCTGAAGAAGCTGCGGCAAGTAAGTCTAGTCAGGCTGATCGCTCAGGTATTGAAGCTGACCTAGTTTTACCTGCAGTCGCTAGTGGCCAAGTCAAAGCCTTAAAAGCAGTGGATGACCCTGTCTTTTCTCAAGAAATGATGGGCAAGGGGATTGCCATTCTTCCAAGCGATGGTAAGGTCTATTCACCCCTAGATGGAACCTTGACAGTGGCCTATGACACCAAGCATGCTTACGGTTTAACGGGGGATAATGGAGTGGAAGTCCTGATTCATATTGGTATTGATACCGTGAACTTACAGGGTCAGTATTTTACTTCCCAAGTCAGCCAAGGTCAAGCGGTCAAACGCGGCGACCTCCTAGGAACTTTTGATATTGAAGGTATTAAGTCTGCTGGCTATGACCCCACAGTGATGGAAATCATTACCAATACTGGAGATTACCAAGCCATCACCGCTGTAAGAGAAAGTGGAACGACTTTAGCCAATGAAGACCTCCTAGCGATCTCTAAATCCTCTTAA
- a CDS encoding DUF4931 domain-containing protein yields the protein MGKPLIFHKEIAAQKPENYRNEGAYCPFCDRETLTNIFREEDDKIWLMNKYRTLDDTVQTLVIESQEHWADTPTYSKEENRQVFRFTFDCWLDMMRDDQFESVLLFKNYGPLSGGSLRHPHSQIVGLKDKDGYEEIDLDAFKGLEVGKKGDVTVTLSTQPIMGMTEFNVSIADLDQLDDFADAVQSIVTYILTDDFSSRSGSYNLFFYPLGGRYYCKVFPRFIASPYFIGFKIGQVSYQGHLEKVVAELQDYLPF from the coding sequence ATGGGAAAGCCATTGATTTTTCATAAGGAAATTGCAGCGCAAAAACCGGAAAACTATCGCAATGAGGGGGCTTATTGCCCCTTCTGTGATCGCGAGACGCTAACCAATATCTTCCGTGAAGAAGATGATAAGATTTGGCTTATGAATAAATACCGCACTCTGGATGATACAGTGCAAACCCTGGTGATTGAGTCCCAGGAGCATTGGGCCGATACTCCTACCTATAGTAAGGAAGAAAACCGCCAAGTTTTTCGTTTCACCTTTGATTGTTGGCTAGACATGATGAGAGACGACCAATTTGAGAGTGTCCTCTTATTTAAAAATTATGGACCACTTTCCGGCGGTTCTTTGCGCCACCCTCACTCACAGATTGTGGGGCTGAAGGATAAGGATGGCTATGAAGAAATTGATCTAGATGCCTTTAAGGGCTTAGAAGTCGGCAAAAAGGGGGATGTCACCGTTACCTTGTCTACCCAACCAATTATGGGAATGACTGAATTTAATGTCTCGATCGCTGATCTCGACCAGCTGGATGACTTTGCAGACGCGGTCCAAAGCATTGTGACCTATATTTTGACGGATGACTTTAGTTCACGGAGCGGGTCTTACAATCTCTTTTTCTATCCTTTAGGCGGGCGCTATTATTGTAAGGTTTTCCCGCGCTTCATTGCTAGCCCTTATTTTATCGGCTTTAAGATTGGTCAAGTTTCCTACCAGGGGCACTTAGAAAAGGTAGTTGCCGAGCTCCAAGACTACCTCCCTTTTTAG
- a CDS encoding LacI family DNA-binding transcriptional regulator, which translates to MAITLADVAKKAGVSATTVSRVINNYGYLSEKTIKKVRQAMEELNYQPNALARSLQGKGTQLIGLIFPSVAHPFYGELVEALESCFFEEGYYTILCNSANNKEKERHYLRMLAANQVDGIVAGAHNMGIEEYHHYQKQVVSFDRYLSEEIPIVGSDNFQGGQMATEMLALRGANRIGIFTGSQKSASPTNQRLEGYLSVIEAQKLSPYVYQLQEQRSPKIAAQHIQSILKKDQLDGIFCTDDLTALLTLDAAKDLGLQVPQDLKVVGYDGSRFIQKYHPELSTIVQPIQDYANLIADLLIKKIKQPYSDLNRNYQLPVSFLQGKTC; encoded by the coding sequence ATGGCGATTACCCTAGCCGATGTGGCTAAAAAAGCCGGGGTGTCAGCAACGACTGTTTCCCGGGTGATTAATAATTATGGCTATCTCAGTGAGAAGACCATCAAAAAAGTCCGCCAAGCCATGGAGGAATTAAATTATCAGCCCAATGCCTTAGCGCGGTCATTACAAGGTAAAGGAACGCAATTAATTGGTCTGATCTTTCCTAGTGTGGCCCACCCCTTCTATGGGGAATTAGTGGAAGCCTTGGAAAGCTGTTTTTTTGAAGAGGGCTATTACACCATCCTCTGTAACTCAGCCAATAATAAGGAAAAAGAACGCCACTATTTGCGCATGCTGGCTGCTAACCAGGTGGACGGTATTGTCGCTGGGGCTCATAATATGGGAATAGAAGAATATCATCACTATCAAAAGCAAGTCGTCTCCTTTGACCGCTATCTTTCCGAAGAAATTCCCATTGTTGGTAGCGATAACTTCCAAGGGGGACAAATGGCGACAGAAATGCTGGCCCTCCGCGGAGCCAACAGGATCGGAATCTTTACCGGTAGTCAAAAATCTGCCTCACCAACCAACCAACGTTTGGAAGGTTATCTCTCTGTCATCGAAGCCCAAAAGCTGAGTCCCTATGTTTACCAGCTCCAAGAACAGCGGTCGCCTAAAATAGCCGCCCAACACATTCAGAGTATCCTGAAAAAGGACCAGCTGGATGGAATTTTTTGTACCGATGATCTCACTGCCCTTCTCACTTTAGATGCGGCCAAAGACTTAGGACTCCAGGTCCCCCAAGATTTAAAAGTGGTTGGCTACGATGGTAGTCGTTTCATCCAAAAATACCATCCTGAACTGTCCACTATTGTTCAACCCATCCAAGATTACGCCAACCTGATCGCTGACCTATTAATTAAGAAAATTAAACAACCATATAGCGATCTTAACCGCAATTACCAGCTACCTGTGTCCTTCCTACAAGGCAAAACGTGCTAG
- a CDS encoding nuclear transport factor 2 family protein, with translation METIDQLAAIEEIKQCKARYWRAIDSKDFDLLRTVFADDVTFDTSLVAHDPIKGQHPLIPQKTTPSTSCEEIIKNAKRLMGEHVQSAHMGHIPEIEITSDNTAHAYFPFEDRVVNLGVSAFIGYGYYDDYFEKIDGQWKVKNSKVYRYRVVFDDLLD, from the coding sequence ATGGAAACAATCGACCAATTAGCTGCTATCGAAGAAATTAAACAATGTAAGGCCCGGTATTGGCGGGCAATTGACAGTAAAGATTTCGACCTACTTCGAACAGTATTTGCTGACGATGTCACTTTTGATACGTCATTGGTAGCCCATGACCCCATCAAGGGCCAACATCCACTCATCCCCCAAAAAACCACTCCTTCAACCTCGTGTGAAGAAATTATTAAAAACGCTAAACGCTTAATGGGTGAGCATGTACAAAGCGCCCACATGGGACATATTCCTGAAATTGAAATCACTTCAGACAATACGGCCCACGCCTACTTCCCCTTTGAAGACAGGGTAGTTAACCTCGGAGTATCGGCCTTTATTGGTTATGGCTACTATGATGATTATTTCGAAAAGATCGACGGGCAATGGAAAGTTAAAAACAGTAAAGTCTACCGTTACCGAGTTGTCTTTGACGATTTATTGGATTAA